Proteins encoded by one window of Aphis gossypii isolate Hap1 chromosome X, ASM2018417v2, whole genome shotgun sequence:
- the LOC114130279 gene encoding uncharacterized protein LOC114130279 isoform X1 — MESSENVRFIFGLLDDINEQINSRNAALMGINEQDITNIINDNLKSKKYKFSNHGQRVVHFILYLNTKLENCNWVKEDASLNLKRYVHGSPLPSSIYFIIVNVLDLKPFIFETIMYTPYSFCSDLIEFYLNGIKDMDGLSQLVATENLIIALMKSVRRAPVRSNSEGSVASHFNQAMLVFSKDNLPHDMRRLNFSDEQKEITKYNGFRVKSIFNILIEMIKFKSIPDTYRMYPMYKLKSLRSSVPSTDTGHIMFKKFFDVLMYKCMNMCNFSIDTWLSWYEVEVIEDDTNLQAAIGHLCYELCSLIDNGIINEPLLKEFHPILRNIAIEKIDFSNIDITDIDAMTIRVDNSSKFHLNGWIKKMIENKNVFVHDRAIQVMYNHISGVDYNCFKAIVDNVMAFCKTGGIVSEALGKVIFKGIKHLDLEDKLTILRHVVVNHIDNPFFVSNEFDEKLRYVAHNEYSNNINHQELLSISIWLTIQQPKKMFNILIKQYITGICGLNPKDIDSNRSCLYQMLLSLHLDMDTGYIYQEYKNLMLEYPNLPPSAREPFHNCILGFIQKLYFIKTKPFLTYVMLPLLNPSPNFEYLKYLINLTKILVDDFQTIEDCHLEIWDKLLAQLAKIMDDVRWNIHNYSSIKVDVCESIIVTIQPILIYNTHYGGNTLGNSNLIKSAHLENIKQELSSLHLMTRSHFLRLWTSEYITIDGMDEQLIMTVHSQSHISYSNLNRSSTQRAQEEFIFSIATFMPKFTPHEIRNFIANYLSSAKPPDFVEASFYLLDCVMNAVMRIIVYLKTAVQNKPCNNQCEWDYIQRVVFDFFNAANESSMCCIYEEEYNASFIINSVTKITMVIKLLGDKKIDCLVPMLHRLIYVSKARMNAEEISNVLSVLASIKVTYYTNAVNPIIRQLMSDILLK; from the exons ATGGAGTCCAGTGAAAATGTCCGTTTCATTTTCGGCTTGCTGGACGATATAAACGAGCAAATCAACTCCAGAAATGctg cGTTAATGGGCATTAATGAACAAGatattacaaacataattaatgataatttaaaatcaaaaaaatataaattctcaAATCATGGCCAAAGAGTAGttcattttattctatatttgaaCACTAAGTTGGAAAATTGTAATTGGGTGAAAGAAGATGCATCACTTAACCTCAAACGATATGTACATGGCAGCCCTCTCCCTAGTTccatttactttataattgttaatgtatTGGATTTAAAgccatttatatttgaaactataatgtatactcCTTACAGTTTTTGTAgcgatttaattgaattttatttaaatggaatAAAAGATATGGATGGACTTTCACAGCTAGTTGCTACTGAAAACCTAATTATTGCTCTAATGAAATCAGTTAGACGTGCACCAGTAAGATCTAATTCAGAAGGTTCTGTAGCCAGTCATTTCAATCAAGCCATGCTAGTATTCAGTAAGGATAATTTACCTCATGATATGAGAAGACTTAATTTCTCAGACGAGcaaaaagaaataacaaaGTATAATGGATTTCGGGTGAAAagcatatttaacattttaatagaaatgattaaattcaaaagtatACCTGATACTTACAGGATGTAtcctatgtataaattaaaatcattacgtTCTTCAGTTCCGTCAACAGATACTggtcatattatgtttaaaaaattttttgatgtACTTATGTATAAGTGTATGAATATGTGCAATTTCAGCATTGATACTTGGCTTTCTTGGTATGAAGTGGAAGTTATTGAAGATGACACTAATCTACAAGCAGCTATTGGACATCTATGCTATGAATTATGTAGTTTGATAGATAATGGAATTATTAATGAACCTTTATTAAAAGAGTTCCATCCAATTCTACGTAACATAGCCATAGAAAAGAttgattttagtaatattgatattactgATATTGATGCAATGACTATACGTGTAGATAATTCTTCTAAATTTCATCTCAATggttggataaaaaaaatgatagaaaacaaaaatgtttttgttcatGACCGTGCTATTCAAGTAATGTACAATCACATAAGCGGTGTTGATTACAATTGCTTTAAGGCTATCGTTGATAATGTTATGGCTTTTTGTAAAACTGGAGGCATAGTGTCCGAAGCTCTGggaaaagtaatatttaaaggaATCAAACACTTGGATCTAGAAGATAAATTGACTATTCTCAGACATGTTGTTGTGAACCATATTGATAATCctttttttgtatcaaatgaatttgatgaaaaattacgTTATGTTGCCCACAAtgagtatagtaataatattaatcatcaa GAATTATTGTCCATTTCAATTTGGCTAACGATACAAcaaccaaaaaaaatgtttaatatattaataaagcagTATATAACCGGTATTTGTGGATTAAACCCTAAAGATATAGATTCTAATAGATCATGTTTATACCAAATGTTGCTTAGTCTTCATTTAGACATGGATACTGGTTATATTTATCAAGAATATAAGAACTTGATGTTAGAATATCCAAATTTACCACCATCTGCACGTGAGCCCTTTCATAATTgc ATTTTAGGATTTATCCAGAagctgtattttataaaaacaaagccATTTCTTACATACGTCATGTTACCTCTCCTAAACCCTTCgccaaattttgaatatttaaaatatttgataaatttaactaaa ATACTTGTGGATGACTTTCAAACTATTGAAGATTGCCACTTAGAAATCTGGGATAAATTACTTGCACAGTTGGCTAAAATAATGGATGATGTACGTTggaatattcataattattcatcTATTAAAGTTGATGTATGTGAATCGATCATTGTAACTATTCAGCCTATTCTTATCTATAATACACACTACGGGGGAAATACATTAGGTAATAGTAATCTAA ttaaatcagCACACTTGGAAAATATCAAACAAGAATTATCAAGTTTACATTTGATGACTCGTTCTCATTTCTTACGTTTGTGGACATctgaatatattacaatagatGGAATGGatgaacaattaattatgaCCGTTCATTCACAGAGTCATATTTCATActctaatttaaatagatcATCAACTCAAAGAGCCCaagaagaatttatttttagcattGCAAca tttatgccAAAGTTCACACCACATGAAATAAGGAATTTCATagcaaattatttaagttcagCCAAACCTCCAGACTTTGTTGAGGCATCATTTTACTTGTTGGATTGTGTGATGAATGCTGTAATGAGAATTATTGTTTACTTGAAAACTGCTGTTCAAAATAAACCTTGCAATAATCAATGTGAGTGGGACTATATACAACGTGTTGTGTTTGACTTTTTTAATGCTGcaaat gAGTCAAGCATGTGTTGTATATATGAAGAAGAATATAACGCTAGCTTCATAATCAACAGTGTGACTAAAATTACAATGGTAATAAAATTGCTTggcgataaaaaaatagactGTTTAGTACCAATGTTACATCGCttaatttatgtatcaaaAGCACGAATGAACGCTGaagaaatttcaaatgttttgtcTGTGTTAGCTTCTATAAAagttacttattatacaaatgcCGTGAACCCTATAATAAGACAATTAATGAgtgatattttactaaaataa
- the LOC114130279 gene encoding uncharacterized protein LOC114130279 isoform X2, translating to MESSENVRFIFGLLDDINEQINSRNAALMGINEQDITNIINDNLKSKKYKFSNHGQRVVHFILYLNTKLENCNWVKEDASLNLKRYVHGSPLPSSIYFIIVNVLDLKPFIFETIMYTPYSFCSDLIEFYLNGIKDMDGLSQLVATENLIIALMKSVRRAPVRSNSEGSVASHFNQAMLVFSKDNLPHDMRRLNFSDEQKEITKYNGFRVKSIFNILIEMIKFKSIPDTYRMYPMYKLKSLRSSVPSTDTGHIMFKKFFDVLMYKCMNMCNFSIDTWLSWYEVEVIEDDTNLQAAIGHLCYELCSLIDNGIINEPLLKEFHPILRNIAIEKIDFSNIDITDIDAMTIRVDNSSKFHLNGWIKKMIENKNVFVHDRAIQVMYNHISGVDYNCFKAIVDNVMAFCKTGGIVSEALGKVIFKGIKHLDLEDKLTILRHVVVNHIDNPFFVSNEFDEKLRYVAHNEYSNNINHQELLSISIWLTIQQPKKMFNILIKQYITGICGLNPKDIDSNRSCLYQMLLSLHLDMDTGYIYQEYKNLMLEYPNLPPSAREPFHNCILGFIQKLYFIKTKPFLTYVMLPLLNPSPNFEYLKYLINLTKILVDDFQTIEDCHLEIWDKLLAQLAKIMDDVRWNIHNYSSIKVDVCESIIVTIQPILIYNTHYGGNTLVKSAHLENIKQELSSLHLMTRSHFLRLWTSEYITIDGMDEQLIMTVHSQSHISYSNLNRSSTQRAQEEFIFSIATFMPKFTPHEIRNFIANYLSSAKPPDFVEASFYLLDCVMNAVMRIIVYLKTAVQNKPCNNQCEWDYIQRVVFDFFNAANESSMCCIYEEEYNASFIINSVTKITMVIKLLGDKKIDCLVPMLHRLIYVSKARMNAEEISNVLSVLASIKVTYYTNAVNPIIRQLMSDILLK from the exons ATGGAGTCCAGTGAAAATGTCCGTTTCATTTTCGGCTTGCTGGACGATATAAACGAGCAAATCAACTCCAGAAATGctg cGTTAATGGGCATTAATGAACAAGatattacaaacataattaatgataatttaaaatcaaaaaaatataaattctcaAATCATGGCCAAAGAGTAGttcattttattctatatttgaaCACTAAGTTGGAAAATTGTAATTGGGTGAAAGAAGATGCATCACTTAACCTCAAACGATATGTACATGGCAGCCCTCTCCCTAGTTccatttactttataattgttaatgtatTGGATTTAAAgccatttatatttgaaactataatgtatactcCTTACAGTTTTTGTAgcgatttaattgaattttatttaaatggaatAAAAGATATGGATGGACTTTCACAGCTAGTTGCTACTGAAAACCTAATTATTGCTCTAATGAAATCAGTTAGACGTGCACCAGTAAGATCTAATTCAGAAGGTTCTGTAGCCAGTCATTTCAATCAAGCCATGCTAGTATTCAGTAAGGATAATTTACCTCATGATATGAGAAGACTTAATTTCTCAGACGAGcaaaaagaaataacaaaGTATAATGGATTTCGGGTGAAAagcatatttaacattttaatagaaatgattaaattcaaaagtatACCTGATACTTACAGGATGTAtcctatgtataaattaaaatcattacgtTCTTCAGTTCCGTCAACAGATACTggtcatattatgtttaaaaaattttttgatgtACTTATGTATAAGTGTATGAATATGTGCAATTTCAGCATTGATACTTGGCTTTCTTGGTATGAAGTGGAAGTTATTGAAGATGACACTAATCTACAAGCAGCTATTGGACATCTATGCTATGAATTATGTAGTTTGATAGATAATGGAATTATTAATGAACCTTTATTAAAAGAGTTCCATCCAATTCTACGTAACATAGCCATAGAAAAGAttgattttagtaatattgatattactgATATTGATGCAATGACTATACGTGTAGATAATTCTTCTAAATTTCATCTCAATggttggataaaaaaaatgatagaaaacaaaaatgtttttgttcatGACCGTGCTATTCAAGTAATGTACAATCACATAAGCGGTGTTGATTACAATTGCTTTAAGGCTATCGTTGATAATGTTATGGCTTTTTGTAAAACTGGAGGCATAGTGTCCGAAGCTCTGggaaaagtaatatttaaaggaATCAAACACTTGGATCTAGAAGATAAATTGACTATTCTCAGACATGTTGTTGTGAACCATATTGATAATCctttttttgtatcaaatgaatttgatgaaaaattacgTTATGTTGCCCACAAtgagtatagtaataatattaatcatcaa GAATTATTGTCCATTTCAATTTGGCTAACGATACAAcaaccaaaaaaaatgtttaatatattaataaagcagTATATAACCGGTATTTGTGGATTAAACCCTAAAGATATAGATTCTAATAGATCATGTTTATACCAAATGTTGCTTAGTCTTCATTTAGACATGGATACTGGTTATATTTATCAAGAATATAAGAACTTGATGTTAGAATATCCAAATTTACCACCATCTGCACGTGAGCCCTTTCATAATTgc ATTTTAGGATTTATCCAGAagctgtattttataaaaacaaagccATTTCTTACATACGTCATGTTACCTCTCCTAAACCCTTCgccaaattttgaatatttaaaatatttgataaatttaactaaa ATACTTGTGGATGACTTTCAAACTATTGAAGATTGCCACTTAGAAATCTGGGATAAATTACTTGCACAGTTGGCTAAAATAATGGATGATGTACGTTggaatattcataattattcatcTATTAAAGTTGATGTATGTGAATCGATCATTGTAACTATTCAGCCTATTCTTATCTATAATACACACTACGGGGGAAATACATTAG ttaaatcagCACACTTGGAAAATATCAAACAAGAATTATCAAGTTTACATTTGATGACTCGTTCTCATTTCTTACGTTTGTGGACATctgaatatattacaatagatGGAATGGatgaacaattaattatgaCCGTTCATTCACAGAGTCATATTTCATActctaatttaaatagatcATCAACTCAAAGAGCCCaagaagaatttatttttagcattGCAAca tttatgccAAAGTTCACACCACATGAAATAAGGAATTTCATagcaaattatttaagttcagCCAAACCTCCAGACTTTGTTGAGGCATCATTTTACTTGTTGGATTGTGTGATGAATGCTGTAATGAGAATTATTGTTTACTTGAAAACTGCTGTTCAAAATAAACCTTGCAATAATCAATGTGAGTGGGACTATATACAACGTGTTGTGTTTGACTTTTTTAATGCTGcaaat gAGTCAAGCATGTGTTGTATATATGAAGAAGAATATAACGCTAGCTTCATAATCAACAGTGTGACTAAAATTACAATGGTAATAAAATTGCTTggcgataaaaaaatagactGTTTAGTACCAATGTTACATCGCttaatttatgtatcaaaAGCACGAATGAACGCTGaagaaatttcaaatgttttgtcTGTGTTAGCTTCTATAAAagttacttattatacaaatgcCGTGAACCCTATAATAAGACAATTAATGAgtgatattttactaaaataa
- the LOC114130238 gene encoding uncharacterized protein LOC114130238, translating into MDQEGNNGRRRSSRLAARGVITTPKAESVVKKTLKSSEKPKRSKRKTTEEIIELPEAKKTKTEEKTSEDKVDNPGKKETNDVNNVENDVSGISPMDVENDISGISPIDADNDETKVSPPSDVEKKDLPTIEEKTDEPLEDSKDQQVVEKLPVTGDEKEKDNMSVDTKEEKPEITEEPIKMKDPEVIEKPENDVSQDEPKQEPVALENSNGKNNENKTIESVEEIVNNDIGLCVAAKDIITPNGDTDEQVKSTNGDQSITEKEAIEPIKVLHDDTNHVETDLKAVTTTTAITTNNDEPIIEQVEKELEKAADNVVDNISVSADDNAPKVDQLSTVVS; encoded by the coding sequence atggaTCAAGAAGGTAATAATGGTAGAAGAAGAAGCTCAAGGTTGGCTGCAAGAGGCGTTATAACTACACCAAAAGCAGAAAGTGTTGTGAAAAAGACCTTAAAGAGTTCTGAAAAACCTAAACGATCAAAACGTAAGACAACTgaagaaataattgaattacctgaagctaaaaaaactaaaactgaAGAAAAGACATCTGAAGATAAGGTTGATAATCCAggaaaaaaagaaactaaCGATGTTAACAATGTCGAAAATGATGTTTCTGGTATTTCACCAATGGATGTTGAAAATGATATCTCTGGTATTTCACCAATAGATGCTGATAATGATGAAACCAAAGTGTCTCCACCATCTGATGTAGAGAAAAAAGATTTACCTACAATTGAGGAAAAGACTGATGAACCGCTTGAAGATTCTAAAGATCAACAAGTTGTTGAAAAACTTCCAGTGACTGGTGATGAGAAAGAAAAAGATAATATGTCTGTTGACACTAAAGAAGAAAAACCTGAAATTACAGAAGAACCTATTAAAATGAAAGATCCTGAAGTAATTGAAAAGCCAGAAAATGATGTATCTCAAGATGAGCCTAAACAAGAACCTGTAGCTTTGGAAAATAGCAATggtaaaaacaatgaaaacaaaacaattgaaTCGGTAGAAGAAATTGTTAATAACGACATTGGACTTTGTGTAGCAGCTAAAGATATCATAACACCAAATGGTGATACTGATGAGCAAGTCAAGTCTACAAATGGTGATCAATCAATCACAGAAAAAGAGGCCATAGAACCTATCAAAGTTCTTCATGATGACACTAATCATGTTGAAACAGATTTAAAAGCTGTAACTACTACAACTGCCATTACCACCAACAATGATGAACCAATCATTGAACAAGTTGAAAAGGAACTAGAAAAAGCTGCTGACAATGTAGTTGATAACATTAGTGTATCAGCTGATGACAATGCACCAAAAGTGGACCAGTTATCAACAGTTGTGTCCTAA